The genome window GCCGTTGCCGTTGCCGTTGCCGTTGCCGTTGCCGTTGCCGTTGCCGTTGCCGTTGCCGGGACGATCGGGGACGCGCGCGTGGACGTCGTTCACGCCCGTCCCGGAGCGCCCGCCCTCGGCGCCCGCCGACGAACCTCCGTCCCCCCTCTTGTCGCCCTTCGTCCCACTCTTCTCACCGTCGCCCGCCCTCGCGTGGCCTTTCCTCTCCTCGGCCTTCCTCTCCTCGGCCTTCTCGGGGACGTCGTCTCCGGTCTGATCCGTGTGGTCAGTGACGGCGGTCACAGCGGTCACCTCTCCTTCTGCAGTACGGACAGGGCGGCGATGAGTTCGGCCTGTGGTTCGGGGTGGACGTCGAGTGCGTCGAGCGGGGCGAGGCGGCGTTCCCGCTCGGTGTCGAGGGCCCGGTCGAGGTACTCGGTGAGCAGCCGCCCGCCCCGGTCGCGCAGCCGCAACGCGCCGTGCGCGCCGATCCGTTCGGCGAGGCCCTCCCCCGCGGACCGGGCCCGGCGGCCACCCAGCAGCGCGGTGGCGCCCAGGGCGGCCACCACCTCGGCGTCGGGCGCGACGCTCCGTTCGAGGTCGCGCACCTCTTCCTCGGCGTACTCCTCCAGGACGCGCCGCCAGCGCCGTACGGTCATCCCGATCCGGTGTTCGACGCTCTCCCCGGTGACCTCACGTTCCGTCAGCCCGGCGGACACGGCGGCCGGTTCGCGGCTCCAGGCCTCGCCGATCCGCTCGTCGGCGGCGGTGACGGCGCACAGCACCAGCGTGCCGAGGCTTTCGACGAGGGCGTCGAGCAGTTCACCGGCGGTGCAGTCGAGCGGATAGCTGCGCCACCGTTTGAGGGCGTCGCCCGCGAGCACGGCCCCCGACTGCAGACGTCCCTTCACGCGCGCGTGCTCGCTGTCGTACGCCGTGTCGACGGCTGCGGTGAGGCGGAGGGCGGTGGAGTACTGCTGGGCTGCCGCGCTCGCCAGTTCGGGCATCCGGGACCGCAGCGAGTCGAGAACCCCGTGCGCGGTGCGGGCGACGGTCTCGTGCCGGGCTCCCGGATCGGTGGTCTGCTGGACGAGCCAGGTCCGCAGCGGGGCGACGGCCGTGCCCGGCAACAGCCCGCCGCCCCAGGCGGACTCGGGGAGTTCGGGCACGGTGAACCGGGGTACGTCGCCGAGCCCGGCCTTGGTCAGGAGCGCCCCGTACTGCCGGGAGACCTCGGAGACGACCTGGTGGGGGACGCGGTCGAGCACGGTGACCAGGGTGGCCCGGTGTTCCTTCGCGGACCGCAGCAGATGCCACGGCACGGCGTCGGCGTAGCGGGAGGCAGTCGTGACCATCACCCAGATGTCGGCGGCGCAGATGAGTTCGGCGGCGAGTACGCGGTTGTCGGCGTCCAGGGAGTCGACATCGGGCGCGTCCAGGAGGGCGAGACCGGGGGGAAGGCTGTCGGCCGTCTCGATGCGCAGGACGCGCTCGCCGCCCTTGCCACCGTCGCCGTCCGACGGGAAGGAGTCGTCGCCCGGGTCCCGCCCGGGATGCCGTTGAGGTGTCCACGCACGCGTGAGGTTGGGCAGGACGCGCATACCGCTGAACCAGTGATGGTCCTCGGGATGGCAGATCAGGACGGGCGTGCGGGTCGTCGGCCGCAGCACGCCGGCCTCGCTGACCTTCCGTCCCACCAGGGAGTTGACGAGAGTGGACTTGCCGGCTCCGGTCGACCCCCCGACAACGGCCAGCAACGGCGCTTCGGGTTGCCGCAGCCGGGGCACCAAGTAGTCGTCGAGTTGCGCGAGCAGTTCGTCGCGGTTGGCACGCGCGCGCGGGGCCCCTGCCAGGGGCAGCGGAAAGCGCGCGGCGGCGACACGGTCGCGCAGGGCGGAGAGCGCGTCGAGCAGCTGAGGCCGTACGTCCAAGGTCACCACATGCGAAGAATGCCCAATTTTGTGGACATTCTGAAGCATATAAGTTACGTCTGCGCGCCGACAGGACACACGGGACGGAGGGGACGAGAGGGGCGCAGGCATAACGAGTGCACAACACCCGAGGCCCGAGGCGCCAAAAGAGGTGCACGATTCGCACCTGCCTGCGATTATCAGGACCGCTTCACCGAACCTCCACATTGAGCCACGGAGGTGAAGCAACAGGGACACGGACTCGGGAGCCCTATCCTTGTCCCCGGCAACGTCACGGATCAGCCCACACCCGGGCACCAGGACAGAGGCCACCACACCCGGCCCCCGTAGCTCAGTGGATAGAGCAGGCGCCTTCTAAGCGCTTGGCCGCAGGTTCGAGTCCTGCCGGGGGCGCCACTGACCGTCGGTCTGACTGGCGACGTTTCCGCAGGTCAGACTGCGTTTACCTGGCTTTCCACGTTAATCGGATTCTTCGCCTCCGCCTGGGGCTGAGTCCGGCTGGCACCGGTCAAAACCGGGCTTCTACGGGTGTCCGTCCCACATACGTCCCACAAAATCTGGGGGCGCGAGACAACCCGACACTCCTTTCAGCACACAAAGCGGAGCGGCCTCGGTCCCCTCTTCGGGGGACCGAGGCCGCTCCGCTTCTCACGACGCCACTTGTGGGAGCCTCAGAGCGGCTTCGGCGCGTTTCAGGTAGAGCTCCCGCTGGCCAACGACGCAGCGCGCATAGATAGCCTGCAGGACCGGCACACTGTTGCCGGCCATCTCGGCGACCTCTGAGTGCGGGATGCCCTCGTTCATCCAGGCCGTCAGGCAAGTGTGACGCAGGTCGTACACGCGCTTGCCCGTCGGTGACCGAAACTCGTGGTCGGACAGGACCTCCTCGCGCGCCTTGGCCCAGACGCGCCTGAAGACCGACCCCGCGAGCATGTCACCCTTCTCGCCCGGGAAGAGGAGGTCGGCCGACCCGAGGTCATACTTCTTGATGATCTCGCGAAGGATCACGACGAGAACCGGGTGGATGGGGACCAGACGCGTGTCGCCCTCTGCCCGTCCTTTGAGGTGCCGCTTCTCATGGACGTCACCAGTGTCGGTCCACTGACGGCCGACTTCGGGCTGAGCCTCATGGACCAGGAACTCGCCCCATCCCGTCTCAGGCAGCGTGGCGTCCCCCACACGGAGGGCGACCGCCTCCTCAGGCCGGAGGCCGGCGTAGTAGAGGGTGGCGAAGAAGGCCCGGTAGAGGCGCCCGCGGCGCGGGCGCCGGCCTATCCAGTCCAGCATCTTCGCGACCTGGTCTCCGTTCAGCAGACAGCGCTTGTCGATGGCTTGGGCCACCTTCGGAGCAGTACGCTCACCCTTCTCCTTCGGCAGAGGGTTGACCTTCAGGTAGCTGTGCTTGATCGCGTACCCCATGACCAGGTTCATGATCCGGTCATTGCGTCTTATGGAGCTGGCGGCTGCCGCGGTGCCGTCGAGGCGCGTGCTGAGGGCCGTGACGACCTTGTCAACGTTCTCGGCCTTCTCCCACGCGCTCATTGGGAGGGAGTTGCGCTGAATCCAGTCGAGGATCGTCTGCACCTCGACAGGTATGGGTTTGTCGGTGTGGGCACGCCCCCTGACGCTGAAGGCGTACTCCCGCAGCGCCTTACGGACCGCCACCGGTTCGAAGTGCATCGGCGGTGTCGTGCGCAACAGGGCGATGGTCGCAGGAGTGAGCGCCTTGGCCAGGTTCTTTCGGGTGTTACTGGCAGCTTGGGGCCATTTCCAGTTGACGTACTCGACCGCAAAGTCGTACCAGTTCACCTCGGCGGCCTTGGACATCCAGGCGATCGGCCGACCCGTTTCGATGTCGAACGGCTCACGCTTCCTGTGCGCGGCCATCAGCTTCGAGCGCTCGTCATCGGCGACCGCGCTCTTCTTATACGTCTTGCTGTGCTTCTTGTGGGCGACCTTCCAACGGACGGTGTAGGTGTTGCCTTTGGCCCGCTTGTTCGTCTCAACGGGGTAGAAGCGAACGTCCAACGAGCTGTTGTCCATCAAGAAGCGTCCTCGCAATCCATAAGCCAGTTCTCGAAATCGCTGCGCCGTATCCGAAGGGAGCCGTTGGGCAGTCGAATGCAGCGCGGGCCGCGCCCCTTCTGGCGCCAGTCGTAGAAGGTCGATCGGGCGATCTGCAGCTCGTCGCAAACCTCGTCGACCGTCAGCTTCTGCCCAGGTCGAACCGCTACCGCCATGACGCCGCCACGCGGTCCCAGATGGACAAGGAGTCGGCGTACAAGGAGGGCGGACCTGCCAGCCCGGGGCGAAAAAGGGCAGGGGGTATCGCGGATCGGCACATGAGGTGGGTGTTCCTTGCGAAAGAGCGCGCGGGGCGACGGAGCGGAACCAACAGCGCTGAGAGCCCATGCGGCACGGCAAGGACATCGCTTCTCTTCAGCGAACAGGCGCTGCGGATAACAGGGCAGCAGCAGGCAGGAGCCGCTCATTGCCTCCTTGCGTCTTTGCGGCACTGTCTACTGCATCCGCCACGGCTCCACCGCCAAGCACAGCCGCTGCGAACACCCTCAATGGTCGTCACGATCGCCGGTTTGGCTAACCGGCGATCGTGGTCTATGTTTCGCCCCACACAGCTCAGAAGAACAGCCAGTACGACCAGAAACCCAGGGCCGGGAACACTGACACCCGGGCGACGTCTGGGGTGCGGCTCCGGGGTGGGCCGAGTGCGCGAAGACCGCTCGGTACCGGCGGTCCGCCGCGTAGCAACAAGCCCTCACCGAGCAGCCCGGCAGTGCGAACACAGAAAGTCATCACTGCGGAAAGGGCGCCACAGTCCTATCGCCCCTATGCGCTCCACGCGCCCAGGTCGCCAAGCGGATGGGGAGCAGGGAAACGGGCGGATCGGAGAGTCGCATTCGACAGGTGATGCTCCTTGTTCAGGGCCTCTACGAGGAGGCCGAGCAGCGTGAGATACCGGCTGGCTAACATCGTGGTCGGCCTCCTGCCGACCCGAAAGCCCGCCCCTCCAATGACCTGGTATTTCCGGGATGTTGTACGTTGACATGCTTCCGGAGCAGGTTCCAGTCTCTTCGGGCTCTTTCTCGTCTGCCGTGGGCGAAGTGAAGGTCTCCGGCAGATACTCACTCGCTGTTCGGGGCCTCGCTGCACATGTATCGACGCCTCAGCCGCGCCGCGGAAACGGGAAGCGGCAGTGCGCGAGCAGGGCTAGATACAGAGGAAACGCTGCGCGAGGCGCACCGGGTGCTGCCCGCGCTGACGAGCCGTCGCACCGTCCTGCTGACCTTGCGGCGCCCCTCGACGTTCCGGCCGTGCCTGGCACGGCCGATAGAATGTCCGGGCCCGGCCGCCACCCCGGTGCGGGGCCCGTGCCCGGCGAGAGGACCCCGCAGTGAGCCAGCACCGTTCCGCCCGTGCGGCGGTGTTCTCGGCCGGCTCCTGGGGTACCGCAGTCGCCAAGATCCTGGCCGACGCCGGCACCAACGTCATCGTGCACGCCCGACGGGACGAGATCGCCGAGGCGATCAATACGGTTCACCGCAACCCTGGTTACTTCCCGGACGTCGAACTGCCCGCCTCCCTGGCGGCCACGACCGACCCTGCCGCCGCGCTTCACCGTGCGGACTACCTCGTGCTGTCCATCCCCGCACAGTCCCTGCGGACCAACCTCGCTCTGTGGACGCCGCACGTCGGGCCCGACACCCTGATCGTGTCCCTGATGAAGGGCATCGAACTGGGCAGCGGGGAACGGGCGAGCCAGGTCATCACCGAGGTAACCGGCGTGAGCGCGGACCGGGTCGCGGTGCTGTCCGGCCCGAACCTTGCCCGCGAGATCATGGACGGCCAGCCTGCCGCCGCCACCGTCGCCTGTCCCGACGAGGACGCCGCCCGCCGCTTCCAGCAGGCGTGCCACACCTCGTACTTCCGGCCCTACACCAGCACCGACGTGATCGGCTGCGAGCTGGGCGGCGCGGTGAAAAACGTCATCGCCCTGGCGGTCGGCATCGCTTCGGGCATGGGCCTGGGCGACAACGCCTCGGCGATGCTCATCACCCGCGGGCTGGCCGAGACCACCCGGCTGGCTGTGGCCATGGGCGCCCACCCGGCCACCCTCGCAGGGCTTGCCGGCCTCGGCGACCTGGTGGCCACCTGCTCGTCCCCGCTCTCCCGCAACCGCACCTTCGGCACCCACCTCGGGCACGGCCTGAGCGTCGAACAGGCGACCGCCGCCACCCGGCAGACCACCGAGGGCGTCAAATCCGCCGAGGCGATTCTCGCCCTGGCTCATGCCCACAGCGTTGAGATGCCGATCACCCAAGTGATCTCCGCCCTGCTGTACGAGAAGGTCACCCTCGACGAGGCCGCAGCCGCGCTGATGCAGCGGCCCCCAAAGCCCGAGTGCTGACCCCCGCTGCTCGTCCCGGAGACGATGCTGTAGGCCATCGCAGCCGCGGATCGAAGCGGAAGACGTCCCAGGACGTCCGGCCGATCACCGCCCGGCCCTCGCACCTTACGTCATAGTCTGCCGAGCATGGATCTCACCATTTGGGCCCGTGATCTGGCCGGGTCTCTCCTCGCCGAGCCCCTGCCTCGGCGCTGGGCACACTCTCAGGGGGTTGCCGCAAGGGCGCAGTTGCTGGCGGGAATCCTGGGCGACGATGCGGAACTCCTGTGGGCCGCAGCGATGCTGCACGACATCGGTTACACGCCGTCGCTCGCCACGACGGGGTTCCATCCGCTGGACGGCGCCCGCTACCTGCGCGACTGTTCGGCCGCGGACGAGCGCCTGGTACGGCTGGTCGCCAACCACTCGTACGCGCTGTTGGAGGCGGAGGAGCGCGGGCTGCGGGAAGAGCTGGAGGGCGAGTTCCCGATCCTCGACCACGCCGGGCTGGTGGATGCTCTCGTGTACTGCGACATGACCACCACCCCGGACGGTACCCCCACGACCGTGGATGCCCGGCTGGCGGAGATCGTCACTCGGTACGACTGCGACAGTGTCGTCGGCCGATTCATCCGCCGAGCCGATGAGGATCTCCGAGCTGCTGTACACAGAGTCGAAGCCCGGCTGATCTTGGCAGAGCGGTAAGGGAGGGCACGGTACTCAGTCGACGTGAGGGAACATCCCGTCCAGGTAGTGGGCGATCTGCTTCCGCATGGAGTGGTGGATGTCGTAGGAGTCCAGTTCGCCGGGCAGGATCCAGCGGACGCCATCGGCCTCGTCGTTGATCGTGGGCTCGCCTCCGACCGGCCGGCCGATCACGGTGACCTCGTATGCCTGCCGGATCTCCCCGTCCGTATAGGCAACCACATGCTCAGGGAGCGAGTACACGCCGAGGAGCCCGGTGGGTTCGGCGTCGATTCCGGTCTCTTCCTTGCATTCCCGGACTGCGCACTGCGATGGGGATTCCCCTATGTCCATGGCTCCCCCGGGCAGAGCCCACTGCCCCGTGTCGCGGCGCCGCTGTAGGAGGATCGCCCCGTCCGCCTCCCGGACTACCAGCATGTTGCACGCCGGGATCAAAGTGTTCGGCTTGGGTGCGTTCTCGTCGTACCAGTACTCCGTACGTCCCATCGCGGGCTGCGCTCCTCACATGGACTCGGGTGACCAGGGCTTTGCAGTCTCCCAGACCGCGTCGAAGCTGCCGGTGTAGTGGTCGAACCAGCCGTCTTCCTCCAGGCGCCGCAGCTCGAACAGGGGGTTTGCGCTGGCGGGCTGCCCCCAGACGTGCGGATTGACCAGGAGCACGTCATCGAAGCGGAAGAGGCTGTTGTAGAGGGTGGTGTCGTGGAGGCGCACCTCGCACCCGGGCGTGCCGATCAGCTTGCGGTAGTAGGTGAGGGACGCCCTGATCTTTGCTGAGAGGGTGCCGCCGATGCCTTCTTCATCGTCCCTGACGGCGACCGCCTTGCCCGATGGGTCACCGAAACAGAGGCGGACCTGAACTCCGGCGTCGGCGCGCTCGGCAAGCATCGCTGCAACGCGCGGGTTGGTCTGGGCGAAGAACGTGCCGCTGAACACCAGTACGTCGATATGTTCCTGAGCGGTCTTCAGGAGGCGGACCCAGGACTTCTGCGGGAAGCTCGCGCGGTTCGGGAAGGCAGCGACCAGTTCGGTCTGCTCGGTCGGCTGCCCCTGCGCCTCGTCCTCCTCGGGCGGCCACAGGTACGACATGTCCACACCGAGATGCTTCGCAACCGCCCATTGGTGCCGACGGAGTGGCTGTCGGCCGATGCTGATCCAGCGCTCCACCGTCTTGACATCAACTTGGCACGAGGCCGCGAGGTCCTCGGGGGTGACCTGCCGCTGGAGCATCACCGTACGCAACCGCTCGTTCACCATCGCATCCTCGCAGGACGTCCGGGGACGCGGCAAGATCTTGCGGGACGCCAGGACGTC of Streptomyces phaeolivaceus contains these proteins:
- a CDS encoding dynamin family protein — encoded protein: MLQNVHKIGHSSHVVTLDVRPQLLDALSALRDRVAAARFPLPLAGAPRARANRDELLAQLDDYLVPRLRQPEAPLLAVVGGSTGAGKSTLVNSLVGRKVSEAGVLRPTTRTPVLICHPEDHHWFSGMRVLPNLTRAWTPQRHPGRDPGDDSFPSDGDGGKGGERVLRIETADSLPPGLALLDAPDVDSLDADNRVLAAELICAADIWVMVTTASRYADAVPWHLLRSAKEHRATLVTVLDRVPHQVVSEVSRQYGALLTKAGLGDVPRFTVPELPESAWGGGLLPGTAVAPLRTWLVQQTTDPGARHETVARTAHGVLDSLRSRMPELASAAAQQYSTALRLTAAVDTAYDSEHARVKGRLQSGAVLAGDALKRWRSYPLDCTAGELLDALVESLGTLVLCAVTAADERIGEAWSREPAAVSAGLTEREVTGESVEHRIGMTVRRWRRVLEEYAEEEVRDLERSVAPDAEVVAALGATALLGGRRARSAGEGLAERIGAHGALRLRDRGGRLLTEYLDRALDTERERRLAPLDALDVHPEPQAELIAALSVLQKER
- a CDS encoding tyrosine-type recombinase/integrase, producing the protein MDNSSLDVRFYPVETNKRAKGNTYTVRWKVAHKKHSKTYKKSAVADDERSKLMAAHRKREPFDIETGRPIAWMSKAAEVNWYDFAVEYVNWKWPQAASNTRKNLAKALTPATIALLRTTPPMHFEPVAVRKALREYAFSVRGRAHTDKPIPVEVQTILDWIQRNSLPMSAWEKAENVDKVVTALSTRLDGTAAAASSIRRNDRIMNLVMGYAIKHSYLKVNPLPKEKGERTAPKVAQAIDKRCLLNGDQVAKMLDWIGRRPRRGRLYRAFFATLYYAGLRPEEAVALRVGDATLPETGWGEFLVHEAQPEVGRQWTDTGDVHEKRHLKGRAEGDTRLVPIHPVLVVILREIIKKYDLGSADLLFPGEKGDMLAGSVFRRVWAKAREEVLSDHEFRSPTGKRVYDLRHTCLTAWMNEGIPHSEVAEMAGNSVPVLQAIYARCVVGQRELYLKRAEAALRLPQVAS
- a CDS encoding helix-turn-helix transcriptional regulator, with protein sequence MSGSCLLLPCYPQRLFAEEKRCPCRAAWALSAVGSAPSPRALFRKEHPPHVPIRDTPCPFSPRAGRSALLVRRLLVHLGPRGGVMAVAVRPGQKLTVDEVCDELQIARSTFYDWRQKGRGPRCIRLPNGSLRIRRSDFENWLMDCEDAS
- a CDS encoding NAD(P)H-dependent glycerol-3-phosphate dehydrogenase; translated protein: MSQHRSARAAVFSAGSWGTAVAKILADAGTNVIVHARRDEIAEAINTVHRNPGYFPDVELPASLAATTDPAAALHRADYLVLSIPAQSLRTNLALWTPHVGPDTLIVSLMKGIELGSGERASQVITEVTGVSADRVAVLSGPNLAREIMDGQPAAATVACPDEDAARRFQQACHTSYFRPYTSTDVIGCELGGAVKNVIALAVGIASGMGLGDNASAMLITRGLAETTRLAVAMGAHPATLAGLAGLGDLVATCSSPLSRNRTFGTHLGHGLSVEQATAATRQTTEGVKSAEAILALAHAHSVEMPITQVISALLYEKVTLDEAAAALMQRPPKPEC
- a CDS encoding HD domain-containing protein: MDLTIWARDLAGSLLAEPLPRRWAHSQGVAARAQLLAGILGDDAELLWAAAMLHDIGYTPSLATTGFHPLDGARYLRDCSAADERLVRLVANHSYALLEAEERGLREELEGEFPILDHAGLVDALVYCDMTTTPDGTPTTVDARLAEIVTRYDCDSVVGRFIRRADEDLRAAVHRVEARLILAER
- a CDS encoding NUDIX hydrolase translates to MGRTEYWYDENAPKPNTLIPACNMLVVREADGAILLQRRRDTGQWALPGGAMDIGESPSQCAVRECKEETGIDAEPTGLLGVYSLPEHVVAYTDGEIRQAYEVTVIGRPVGGEPTINDEADGVRWILPGELDSYDIHHSMRKQIAHYLDGMFPHVD
- a CDS encoding helix-turn-helix domain-containing protein, translating into MNERLRTVMLQRQVTPEDLAASCQVDVKTVERWISIGRQPLRRHQWAVAKHLGVDMSYLWPPEEDEAQGQPTEQTELVAAFPNRASFPQKSWVRLLKTAQEHIDVLVFSGTFFAQTNPRVAAMLAERADAGVQVRLCFGDPSGKAVAVRDDEEGIGGTLSAKIRASLTYYRKLIGTPGCEVRLHDTTLYNSLFRFDDVLLVNPHVWGQPASANPLFELRRLEEDGWFDHYTGSFDAVWETAKPWSPESM